In a genomic window of Prinia subflava isolate CZ2003 ecotype Zambia chromosome W unlocalized genomic scaffold, Cam_Psub_1.2 scaffold_2cwr_NEW, whole genome shotgun sequence:
- the HMGB2 gene encoding high mobility group protein B2 — MGKGDPNKPRGKMSSYAYFVQTCREEHKKKHPDSSVNFTEFSRKCSERWKTMSSKEKGKFEEMAKGDKARYDREMKNYVPPKGEKKGKKKDPNAPKRPPSAFFLFCSEHRPKIKNDHPGLSIGDTAKKLGEMWSEQSAKDKQPYEQKAAKLKEKYEKDIAAYRAKSKSDGGKKGPGRPAGSKKKAEPEEEEEEDEEEE, encoded by the exons ATGGGCAAAGGCGACCCCAATAAGCCGCGGGGCAAGATGTCCTCGTACGCCTACTTCGTGCAGACGTGCCGCGAGGAGCACAAGAAGAAGCACCCGGACTCGTCTGTCAACTTCACAGAGTTCTCGCGGAAGTGCTCGGAGCGGTGGAAG ACAATGTCAagcaaggaaaaaggaaagtttGAAGAAATGGCTAAAGGAGACAAAGCTCGTTATGACAGGGAGATGAAAAACTATGTTCCTCCCAAAGGcgagaagaagggaaagaagaaggaCCCCAATGCTCCTAAAAGACCACC ATCTgcattcttccttttctgttctgaaCACCGTCCAAAAATCAAAAATGATCACCCTGGCTTGTCTATTGGAGATACAGCAAAGAAATTAGGTGAAATGTGGTCCGAACAGTCGGCCAAAGATAAACAGCCATATGAACAGAAGGCTGCAAAACTAAAGGAGAAGTATGAAAAG GATATTGCAGCATATCGTGCCAAGAGCAAGAGtgatggaggaaaaaagggcCCAGGTAGGCCTGCAGGTTCTAAGAAGAAAGCAGaaccagaggaggaggaggaagaggatgaggaagaagaaTAA